In Fimbriiglobus ruber, a genomic segment contains:
- a CDS encoding PQQ-binding-like beta-propeller repeat protein — protein sequence MRRPPTHRPGNTRRSALVVVAFFAFVGVGGYFFARQYKPHWFDSEGESATELAALKTAALAPAPPAAPDAGWPQWFGPNRDGRAPVGPLQTDWDAHPPQKVWSVPCGGGYSSVSVANDRAYVTDYQAAEGVERVVCLDAATGDTRWTYSAAADYSAMKTGYAAGPRAAPLVHAGRVYALGAAGALVCLEEPTGAGAEPRAVWAKHFVRDFGASVPTWGFASSPLLEGDTIIVQPGGKAGSVVAFDRDTGDIRWKAGTDPTGYSSPVAMTGAGVRQIIAMTGRSVFGLRPADGKVIWSAPWATQFDGNIATPVVAGDYVFLSSGYAKGCALWHLTPAGEGGVAASQVYFRKARVMQNHHSTCVTQDGFLYGFDSSLLRCVELRQGEVKEDWIARDAAGAAIQKGCLILADKHLIGLTESGTLFLADADPEEFHFRGAVRHALADPECWALPVLVDGRIYLRDKEKIVCYDARPEGK from the coding sequence ATGCGGCGTCCCCCCACTCACCGGCCCGGCAACACGCGGCGGTCCGCACTGGTCGTCGTCGCGTTCTTCGCCTTCGTGGGCGTCGGCGGGTATTTCTTCGCCAGACAGTACAAGCCGCACTGGTTCGATTCCGAAGGCGAGAGCGCGACCGAACTCGCCGCGCTGAAGACGGCCGCACTGGCACCCGCCCCGCCTGCGGCTCCGGACGCCGGCTGGCCCCAGTGGTTCGGCCCGAACCGCGACGGCCGCGCCCCGGTCGGACCGCTGCAAACCGATTGGGACGCCCACCCGCCCCAAAAAGTCTGGTCTGTCCCGTGCGGCGGCGGGTACTCGTCTGTGTCCGTCGCGAACGACCGCGCTTACGTCACGGACTACCAGGCGGCCGAAGGTGTCGAGCGAGTCGTCTGCCTCGACGCCGCGACCGGCGATACGCGGTGGACGTACAGCGCCGCGGCCGACTACTCGGCCATGAAAACGGGGTACGCAGCCGGCCCGCGCGCCGCCCCGCTCGTCCACGCCGGCCGCGTCTACGCGCTCGGGGCGGCCGGCGCGCTCGTCTGCCTCGAAGAACCGACCGGGGCGGGTGCCGAGCCGCGGGCCGTCTGGGCGAAGCACTTCGTTCGCGACTTCGGCGCGTCCGTCCCGACCTGGGGCTTCGCGTCGTCGCCGTTACTCGAAGGAGACACAATCATCGTCCAGCCGGGCGGGAAGGCCGGCAGTGTGGTCGCGTTCGACCGCGACACGGGCGACATCCGCTGGAAGGCCGGCACGGACCCGACCGGCTACAGTTCGCCGGTCGCGATGACGGGCGCCGGGGTGCGGCAGATCATCGCCATGACGGGTCGGTCAGTCTTCGGCCTCCGGCCCGCGGACGGCAAGGTCATCTGGTCGGCACCGTGGGCCACGCAGTTCGACGGCAACATCGCCACGCCCGTCGTCGCGGGCGATTACGTGTTCCTCTCGTCGGGGTATGCCAAGGGGTGCGCGCTGTGGCACCTGACGCCGGCCGGCGAGGGCGGCGTGGCAGCCAGCCAGGTTTATTTCCGCAAGGCGCGGGTCATGCAGAACCACCACTCGACCTGCGTGACCCAAGACGGCTTCCTGTACGGCTTCGACAGCAGCCTCCTGCGGTGCGTCGAACTGCGGCAAGGGGAAGTGAAGGAAGACTGGATCGCCCGCGACGCCGCCGGCGCGGCAATCCAGAAGGGTTGCCTCATCCTCGCGGACAAGCACCTCATCGGCCTGACCGAGTCCGGCACCCTCTTCCTGGCCGACGCCGACCCCGAGGAGTTCCACTTCCGCGGGGCCGTGCGCCACGCGCTGGCCGACCCCGAGTGTTGGGCTCTGCCGGTCCTGGTAGACGGGCGGATCTATCT